The Rhodococcus rhodochrous DNA window TTCGTCAGCGCCGAGCCGGGGCAGCCCGACGACTGGCACAACGACTTCGTGTCCGACGATGCCGCGGGCACTTCCGTGGCCGACGAGGGGTGGCTCGGTCTCGACCACGTCGACGTGACGGTCGCGGCGGACGATCTGAACCAGGAGCTGTCGTTCTTCCGCACTCTGTTCGGACTGCGGCCGGAGGACCCCGAGGAGTACATCCAGCCGCAGGGCCGCCTGCGCATCCGCGCACTGCGCGCGGAGAAGGGTGACCTGCGGGTCGCGCTGAACGTCTCCGAGACCGGTGCTGCGCCACAGCCGCACGGCGTGACCCAGCTGGCCTTCGCCACGGCCGACGTCGTCGACGCGGTACGGCACGCACGTGCGCGCGGCGTGGAGTTCCTCCGGCCGCCCGCGAACTACTACGCCGATCTCGACGCGCGGTTCGTGCTCGACCCCGACCTGCTCACCGTCCTGCAGGACAACGGACTGCTCTACGACCGCAACGACGACGGCGGCGAATTCCTGCACGCCTACACACTCCCGGTGCAGGGCGGTTTCCAGGTCGAACTCCTCGAACGGCGCGGCGGCTACACCGGATACGGCTCCCCCAACGCGCACGTCCGGCTCGCCGCTGCTGCCCGCGCAGGATCAGCGGTCGCGTAGCCAGGCCACGATCGTCGCTACGGTGTCGTCGTTGTCGCGGATCCATCCGTTGTGGCCCAGTGCCCGCGGGTTGTGCCACCGGGCGACGTCGGCGGAGGGCAGCTTCTCGAGCAGGTGCTGCGCCGACGCGACCGGGGTGAGGTCGTCGTCTTCGATCGTGATCGACAGGACGGGCAGCGTGAGACGCCCGACCCGTTCCTCGTAGTCGATGTCCGCACCGGCCGGTTCGAACCGGCCGGTGCGGGCCAGTCGCGCCCAGTCGGAGATCAGCACGCGCGACTGCCGGCCGAAACCGGCGACGTCGATGCGGTCGCCGGGCCAGAAACCGGCCACCGCGGCGGTCAGCGACATCGCCGTCGACCCGAGCCACAGTCCCGGTCCGCGGATGCCCGCGTGGTGGCGGTAGTAGGGCGTGCCCGAGGCGACGAGGATCAGTCCGCCGAGTCGGCCGCGGATGCGTGCGGCGTAGAGCACCCCGAGTTGGCCGCCCATGGAGTGGCCGAGCAGGTACGGCGTCGAGTCGGGGAAGCGCTCCCGCACCACCTCGAAGACAGCGGGGAAGTGCGTCGCGACGATCTCGTGGTAGCCGTAGGTGCTGTCGGGTCCGGGCCTCGGACGGCTGTCGCCCTGGCCGGCCAGTTCACAGATCGCCGCGTCGAATCCGTGCTCGGTGATCGCCTGCGCGAACGGCTCGTAGTAACCGGCCGGGATGCCGAGCCCCGGCACGATCACCACGACGACGCGGGAGGCGTCGCGACGTGTCTCGTGCTCGTGGTCGGGTCCCGCGAAGAGGCGCACCGGGGCCGTGGTGCCCCCGGGAAGCTGGATCGGTACGGTCTCCACCGGCCCAGACTAGGCCGATCCGGACGCGGCGGGTGCCGGTTTCCCCAGTGTCCCTGCCATCCCGAGTCCGGAATTCAGGGTCGGGATGGGGGTCGTGCCCGGATGTGCTCGGGCCGGGTCGCGGCGGACGATCGAAATGTCCGGTCCAGCACCCCTTCGGAGGAACCCATGCGTACTCTTGCCACCCGCTCCCATCTCGCGACCGCAGCCGTCCTGTCGCTCGGCACCACCGCAGTACTGCTCGGAACAGGAACTGCCGCAGCACAACCCGCGCCCGGTGTGGTCGGCATGAGCGAGCAGGCCGCGGTCGCCGTGCTCGCCGCGGAGGGTGTGCCGTACTCGATCGTCAACCGGTCCGGTTCCGCCGGCGGCGACTGCACCGTGACCGCTCA harbors:
- a CDS encoding alpha/beta hydrolase family protein, with product METVPIQLPGGTTAPVRLFAGPDHEHETRRDASRVVVVIVPGLGIPAGYYEPFAQAITEHGFDAAICELAGQGDSRPRPGPDSTYGYHEIVATHFPAVFEVVRERFPDSTPYLLGHSMGGQLGVLYAARIRGRLGGLILVASGTPYYRHHAGIRGPGLWLGSTAMSLTAAVAGFWPGDRIDVAGFGRQSRVLISDWARLARTGRFEPAGADIDYEERVGRLTLPVLSITIEDDDLTPVASAQHLLEKLPSADVARWHNPRALGHNGWIRDNDDTVATIVAWLRDR